The Juglans microcarpa x Juglans regia isolate MS1-56 chromosome 2S, Jm3101_v1.0, whole genome shotgun sequence genome has a window encoding:
- the LOC121251611 gene encoding cytokinin dehydrogenase 3-like: MADSVPIATYVMVIFFIYVSHLMSTLGKPKSWTYLLPPKLPNIHLADRLSDDPIAIKLASTDFGNIVKEIPAAVLYPSSNNDIASLIKFSHSSSPPFQIAARGQGHSISGQAMARDGVVVDMKSLRNYRNGNGVKVSSAASSSMGWYADVGGEQLWADVLNATLEHGFAPVSWTDYLYLTVGGTLSNAGISGQTFQYGPQISNVYEMDVITGKGDFVTCSPEKNTELFYAVLGGLGQFGIIVRARIPLEPAPKRVKWVRMLYNDFSAFTRDQEHLISINGRKQKNAVDYLEGSLLMSQGPHPNNWRSSFFSLSDHSKIISLLTKYGILYCLEVVKFYHDDHTLASMEMEVQVLLEELSFIPGFVYEKDVLYVDFLNRVRSGEIKLQSQGLWDVPHPWLNLFVPKSRISDFNYGVFNDIILKRNITTGPILVYPMNRSKWDDRMSAIIPDEEVFYTIGFLHSSGFDDWGALDVQNKDILQFCYDSGIEVKQYLPNYKTREEWKYHFGIKWRTFQERKNQFDPKIILSPGHRIFSTND, from the exons ATGGCAGACAGTGTTCCAATTGCAACATACGTTATggtcatattttttatatatgtaagcCATTTGATGTCCACCTTAGGAAAGCCAAAGTCATGGACATATTTGTTACCACCCAAGCTTCCAAATATCCATCTTGCAGATAGGCTGAGTGATGATCCTATTGCCATTAAATTAGCCTCAACCGACTTCGGAAATATTGTTAAAGAGATCCCAGCTGCAGTTCTTTATCCATCTTCCAACAATGATATTGCAAGCttaatcaaattttcacacagtAGTTCTCCTCCATTTCAGATAGCTGCAAGAGGCCAAGGCCATTCCATCAGTGGACAAGCAATGGCTCGAGATGGGGTTGTGGTGGACATGAAATCCTTGAGAAACTATAGAAATGGGAATGGAGTTAAGGTGTCATCTGCAGCATCATCGTCAATGGGTTGGTATGCAGATGTTGGGGGAGAGCAGCTTTGGGCAGATGTATTGAATGCCACACTAGAACATGGATTTGCACCGGTATCCTGGACAGACTATTTGTACCTAACAGTTGGGGGGACACTTTCCAATGCGGGCATTAGTGGGCAAACCTTCCAGTACGGTCCTCAGATTAGCAATGTCTATGAAATGGATGTCATCACTG GGAAAGGAGATTTCGTAACTTGTTCGCCAGAAAAGAATACGGAGCTCTTTTATGCGGTTCTTGGAGGTTTAGGTCAGTTTGGGATTATTGTCAGAGCGAGAATTCCCCTAGAGCCAGCACCAAAGAGG GTCAAATGGGTTCGAATGCTTTACAATGATTTCTCTGCATTTACAAGAGACCAAGAGCATTTGATCTCGATTAATGGAAGGAAACAAAAGAACGCAGTCGATTATTTGGAAGGTTCACTTCTCATGAGCCAAGGTCCTCATCCAAATAATTGGAGATCATCCTTTTTTTCACTATCGGATCACTCCAAAATCATTTCCTTGCTAACCAAATACGGCATCCTTTACTGTCTTGAAGTAGTCAAATTTTATCATGACGATCACACTCTTGCCTCCATGGAAATG gaagtcCAAGTTTTGTTGGAAGAATTGAGCTTCATCCCAGGATTTGTGTATGAGAAAGACGTCTTGTATGTGGATTTTCTGAATAGAGTTCGAAGTGGAGAGATAAAGCTGCAGTCACAAGGACTATGGGATGTTCCTCATCCGTGGTTAAATCTCTTTGTGCCGAAGTCGCGTATCTCAGATTTCAATTACGGAGTTTTCAACGACATTATTCTTAAACGTAACATTACCACGGGACCTATCCTTGTTTATCCCATGAATCGGAGCAA GTGGGATGATAGGATGTCTGCAATTATACCTGATGAAGAAGTTTTCTACACCATCGGATTTTTGCATTCAAGTGGGTTTGACGACTGGGGAGCCCTCGATGTACAGAACAAAGACATCCTGCAGTTTTGTTATGATTCAGGTATTGAGGTTAAGCAGTATCTTCCCAATTACAAGACGAGAGAAGAATGGAAATACCATTTTGGTATCAAATGGAGGACATTTCAAGAGAGAAAGAATCAGTTTGATCCCAAAATCATACTATCTCCAGGACACAGGATTTTCAGTACTAACGATTAA